A genomic region of Prochlorococcus marinus XMU1405 contains the following coding sequences:
- a CDS encoding single-stranded DNA-binding protein, giving the protein MEINTINLVGRAGREPDVRYFESGSIVANFTLAVNRRSRDEEPDWFNLEIWGKQAQIAADYVKKGSLIGITGSFKIDSWKDKNTGEDRYKPVVRVDRLNLLSSRKESDNNQYSNSSNSSEIPF; this is encoded by the coding sequence ATGGAAATTAATACTATTAATCTGGTTGGCAGAGCCGGTAGAGAACCCGATGTCAGATATTTTGAATCTGGAAGTATCGTAGCTAATTTCACTCTTGCAGTGAACAGAAGAAGTAGAGATGAGGAGCCTGACTGGTTTAATTTAGAAATATGGGGCAAGCAAGCACAAATAGCGGCAGATTACGTTAAAAAAGGATCTTTAATTGGAATTACAGGAAGCTTTAAAATTGATAGTTGGAAAGATAAAAATACTGGAGAGGATAGATATAAACCAGTTGTTAGAGTTGATAGATTAAACTTATTAAGCTCCCGAAAAGAGTCAGATAATAACCAATATTCTAATAGTAGTAACTCTAGTGAAATCCCATTTTAA
- a CDS encoding DedA family protein, whose translation MTLIFVNFLNSIPDYISLAVEKNSTIAYLTICLAMFLENIIPPIPSEIIMPLGGFFVYQQKLNFYILVFWGLLGTILGSLPWYYLGRLVNEKRLSNFLDKKGKYLGISSNDLSKSKRWFDKYGVSLVFWGRLVPGIRTLISVPAGVELMPLRKFLIWTTFGSLLWVALLTYAGFLFGENYLIIETYLDQIKYVVKPILILIFFSFFIRILIRFLKKNRA comes from the coding sequence TTGACTTTAATTTTTGTGAATTTTCTTAATTCAATTCCGGACTATATTAGTTTGGCTGTTGAAAAGAATTCCACAATTGCATACCTTACTATTTGTTTGGCTATGTTTTTAGAAAATATAATACCTCCAATTCCTTCGGAAATAATCATGCCATTAGGAGGATTTTTCGTTTATCAACAAAAATTAAATTTCTATATTTTAGTTTTTTGGGGATTACTTGGAACAATTTTAGGATCATTGCCTTGGTATTACTTAGGAAGATTAGTAAATGAAAAAAGACTTTCAAATTTTCTAGATAAAAAAGGAAAATATCTTGGTATTTCTTCTAATGATTTAAGTAAAAGTAAAAGGTGGTTTGATAAATACGGTGTTTCTTTAGTTTTTTGGGGCCGATTAGTACCAGGTATAAGAACTTTAATTTCAGTTCCCGCAGGCGTAGAACTTATGCCATTAAGAAAATTTTTGATTTGGACTACATTTGGGAGCTTGTTATGGGTAGCACTTCTTACTTATGCAGGTTTTTTATTTGGTGAAAATTATTTAATCATTGAAACTTACTTAGATCAAATCAAATATGTTGTAAAGCCTATTTTAATTTTAATTTTCTTTTCTTTTTTTATAAGAATACTTATTAGATTTTTAAAAAAAAATAGAGCTTAA